Proteins encoded by one window of Pseudonocardia alni:
- a CDS encoding cation:proton antiporter, with translation MDHTALELLELGAVFFGLGLLGRLAQRIGLSPIPLYLLGGLAFGAGGVIPLGDIGDFTSLAGEVGVVLLLLLLGLEYSAVELVTGLKRSWTAGIVDIVLNAAPGVAVALILGWGTVGAMVLGGVTYISSSGIVAKVLSDLGRLGNRETPVVLSVLVFEDLVMALYLPILTALLLGVTLWGGISAVAVSLAVISVVLVVALRYGRYVSAVVDSDDREVFLLKVLGAALLVAGFAQAMQVSAAVGAFLLGIAISGSTAENATKLLEPLRDLFAAVFFVVFGLSTDPRAIPPVLGWALVLAVSTAATKYATGWWAAKRARIGRMGRARAGAALIARGEFSIVIAGLAVGYAAVPAELSALATAYVLIMAVLGPIAARYVEPVMRAIPTRTPATV, from the coding sequence GTGGACCACACCGCACTCGAACTGCTCGAACTCGGCGCCGTCTTCTTCGGGCTCGGCCTGCTCGGCAGGCTCGCCCAGCGGATCGGCCTGTCCCCCATCCCGCTCTATCTGCTCGGCGGCCTCGCATTCGGCGCAGGCGGCGTCATCCCGCTGGGCGACATCGGCGACTTCACCTCGCTGGCCGGCGAGGTCGGCGTCGTCCTGCTGCTCCTGCTGCTCGGGCTCGAGTACTCCGCGGTCGAGCTCGTCACCGGCCTGAAACGGTCGTGGACCGCCGGGATCGTCGACATCGTGCTCAACGCCGCGCCCGGCGTCGCCGTCGCGCTGATCCTGGGTTGGGGCACGGTCGGGGCGATGGTGCTGGGCGGGGTCACCTACATCTCCTCCTCCGGGATCGTCGCGAAGGTGCTGTCGGACCTGGGCCGGCTCGGCAACCGGGAGACGCCGGTGGTGCTGTCGGTGCTGGTCTTCGAGGACCTGGTGATGGCGCTCTACCTGCCGATCCTCACGGCGCTGCTGCTCGGCGTGACGCTGTGGGGCGGGATCAGTGCGGTCGCGGTGTCGCTCGCGGTGATCTCGGTGGTGCTGGTCGTGGCCCTGCGCTACGGCCGCTACGTCTCGGCCGTCGTCGACTCCGACGACCGCGAGGTGTTCCTGCTCAAGGTGCTCGGCGCCGCGCTGCTGGTCGCCGGGTTCGCCCAGGCCATGCAGGTGTCCGCCGCGGTGGGCGCGTTCCTGCTGGGCATCGCGATCTCCGGCTCGACCGCGGAGAACGCGACGAAGCTGCTGGAGCCGCTGCGGGACCTGTTCGCCGCGGTGTTCTTCGTGGTGTTCGGCCTCTCGACCGACCCGCGGGCCATCCCGCCGGTGCTCGGCTGGGCGCTCGTGCTCGCCGTGTCGACGGCCGCGACCAAGTACGCGACGGGCTGGTGGGCGGCGAAGCGCGCACGGATCGGGCGGATGGGCCGGGCCCGCGCCGGGGCCGCGCTGATCGCCCGCGGGGAGTTCTCGATCGTCATCGCCGGGCTGGCCGTCGGCTACGCCGCCGTGCCCGCCGAGCTGTCCGCGCTGGCCACGGCCTACGTGCTGATCATGGCGGTGCTCGGCCCGATCGCCGCCCGCTACGTCGAGCCCGTCATGCGGGCGATCCCGACGCGCACCCCCGCGACCGTCTGA
- a CDS encoding cation:proton antiporter regulatory subunit: MNVDVTPLPGIGVRKEIELRSGRRVGVIAHRDGKIDLILSRADDPDACVAELPLTTEEAGALANLLGAPQLVNQLKDEHADLPGITTRKMPIKLNSPFDGRPLGDTALRTRTQVSVVAIMRAGQVIPSPTPDHVLAAGDIVIAVGTAEKLEQAADILARG, encoded by the coding sequence GTGAACGTCGACGTGACGCCGCTGCCCGGGATCGGGGTGCGGAAGGAGATCGAGCTGCGCAGCGGCCGCCGGGTCGGGGTCATCGCGCACCGCGACGGGAAGATCGACCTGATCCTCTCCCGTGCCGACGACCCGGACGCCTGCGTCGCGGAGCTGCCGCTGACCACCGAGGAGGCGGGCGCCCTGGCGAACCTGCTCGGCGCCCCGCAGCTGGTCAACCAGCTGAAGGACGAGCACGCAGACCTCCCGGGCATCACCACCCGCAAGATGCCGATCAAGCTCAACAGCCCGTTCGACGGCCGCCCGCTCGGCGACACCGCGCTGCGCACCCGCACCCAGGTGTCGGTGGTCGCGATCATGCGCGCGGGCCAGGTGATCCCGTCACCGACGCCGGACCACGTGCTGGCCGCCGGGGACATCGTGATCGCCGTCGGGACGGCCGAGAAGCTGGAGCAGGCCGCCGACATCCTCGCGCGCGGCTGA
- the zwf gene encoding glucose-6-phosphate dehydrogenase, translating into MPSDLPPHVIVLFGATGDLAKRKLFPGLLHLQNEGLLPEDFRVIGSGRHSPGSDEEFRDRIREALSDDTGWDDFAPRLSFVVSDADDGADLADAVQRAEKDLGSGDVRRLVYLSVPPTAMTPMVAMLGETGIAERSRLVLEKPFGTDLESAKELNAGLKDVYDEADIFRIDHFLGKESVQNILALRFANGLFEPVWNRQNIRYVQIDVPEEIGIEGRASFMESTGTFRDMISTHLFQILGFVALEPPYEIAPDALHAEKAKVFGSIRPLDPSRVVFGQYASYRDEEGVADDSESETFVALETYVDNWRWFGVPFFLRTGKAMGATRRTVTIGFDEPALTMFPGGSFTGDAHDGPPTELVIELADQVSAELDVRAKVPGPELKVGRGRMRLDLDSVGDPDDALEAYERLLLDVMKGDRTLFTTTEEVERLWELCDPVLADPPRTQTYSDGSWGPQDALDLPGPRGWRVPE; encoded by the coding sequence ATGCCTTCGGACCTGCCCCCGCACGTGATCGTGCTGTTCGGCGCCACCGGCGACCTGGCGAAGCGCAAGCTCTTCCCGGGGCTGCTCCACCTGCAGAACGAGGGGCTGCTCCCCGAGGACTTCCGGGTGATCGGGTCCGGCCGGCACTCGCCCGGCTCCGACGAGGAGTTCCGCGACCGCATCCGCGAGGCGCTGTCCGACGACACCGGCTGGGACGACTTCGCGCCGCGCCTGAGCTTCGTCGTCTCCGACGCCGACGACGGCGCCGACCTCGCCGACGCGGTGCAGCGCGCGGAGAAGGACCTCGGCTCCGGCGACGTGCGCCGGCTCGTCTACCTCTCCGTGCCGCCGACCGCGATGACCCCGATGGTCGCGATGCTGGGGGAGACCGGCATCGCCGAGCGCTCCCGGCTGGTGCTGGAGAAGCCGTTCGGCACCGACCTGGAGTCCGCGAAGGAGCTGAACGCGGGCCTGAAGGACGTCTACGACGAGGCCGACATCTTCCGCATCGACCACTTCCTCGGCAAGGAGTCGGTGCAGAACATCCTCGCGCTGCGCTTCGCCAACGGCCTGTTCGAGCCGGTGTGGAACCGGCAGAACATCCGCTACGTGCAGATCGACGTCCCCGAGGAGATCGGGATCGAGGGCCGGGCGTCGTTCATGGAGTCCACCGGCACGTTCCGCGACATGATCTCCACCCACCTGTTCCAGATCCTCGGGTTCGTCGCGCTGGAGCCGCCGTACGAGATCGCGCCGGACGCGCTGCACGCGGAGAAGGCGAAGGTGTTCGGATCGATCCGCCCGCTCGACCCGTCGCGGGTGGTGTTCGGCCAGTACGCCTCCTACCGCGACGAGGAGGGCGTCGCCGACGACTCGGAGTCCGAGACGTTCGTCGCGCTGGAGACCTACGTCGACAACTGGCGCTGGTTCGGCGTCCCGTTCTTCCTGCGCACCGGCAAGGCGATGGGCGCGACCCGGCGCACCGTGACGATCGGCTTCGACGAGCCGGCGCTGACCATGTTCCCGGGCGGGTCGTTCACGGGCGATGCCCACGACGGGCCGCCCACCGAGCTCGTGATCGAGCTGGCCGACCAGGTGTCGGCCGAGCTCGACGTCCGGGCGAAGGTCCCTGGCCCGGAGCTGAAGGTCGGCCGCGGCCGGATGCGGCTGGACCTCGACAGCGTCGGTGACCCCGACGACGCGCTGGAGGCCTACGAGCGGCTGCTCCTGGACGTCATGAAGGGGGACCGCACGCTGTTCACCACGACCGAGGAGGTCGAGCGGCTCTGGGAGCTGTGCGACCCGGTGCTCGCCGACCCGCCGCGGACGCAGACCTACTCCGACGGGTCCTGGGGCCCGCAGGACGCGCTCGACCTGCCCGGCCCGCGCGGCTGGCGGGTGCCGGAGTGA
- a CDS encoding glycoside hydrolase family 15 protein produces the protein MSPSRSERYLPIAEHGIIGDLRSAALVGTDGTVDWFCPGRFDAPSVFASLLDTDRGGHWRLAPCVDETELASQQQFYYPDSNILITRFLTADGIVEVQDLMVVLRPHDPDHRQRLVRRVTGVRGSVPMTVEVVPRPDYARETPKVESAGAGIRFTGSGVTLDLTSSVELEITDHAAGAEFRTAEGRTEVFVLEVDATGEPTACDDAAETLFTGTVSFWKDWLAHSSYTGRWRERVHRSALTLKLLTHEPTGAVIASPTMGLPEQLGGERNWDYRYVWMRDAAFTLYALLRLGFTEEAGAFIGWLSGRFGSTRDGDQGPLRVMYTIDGDETPDEVELDHLDGYRGSRPVLAGNGASAQLQLDIYGEIIDSVYLYDKYGDGVGHEDWTNLCTILDWLREHWDSPDEGIWETRAGRQDHVFSRLMCWVAVERMIRMARRRGLPGDVGAWTTTRDEIYHQIMDRGWNPDVGPRGSFVQRYGATTLDASVLLMPMVKFCAPTEPRFLATLDAINDDLVVDTLVFRYDVEDSPDGLDGEEGTFSMCSFWNVEAMTRAGRLEQARIALEKMFSYGNHLGLYAEEIGLTGEQLGNFPQAFTHLSLISSAINLDRALG, from the coding sequence GTGAGCCCATCGCGCAGCGAGCGCTACCTCCCGATCGCCGAGCACGGGATCATCGGCGACCTGCGCTCCGCGGCGCTCGTCGGCACCGACGGCACCGTCGACTGGTTCTGCCCGGGCCGGTTCGACGCGCCCAGCGTGTTCGCCTCGCTGCTCGACACCGACCGCGGCGGGCACTGGCGGCTCGCGCCGTGCGTCGACGAGACCGAGCTCGCCAGCCAGCAGCAGTTCTACTACCCCGACTCCAACATCCTCATCACCCGATTCCTCACCGCCGACGGCATCGTCGAGGTGCAGGACCTCATGGTGGTGCTGCGCCCGCACGACCCCGACCACCGCCAGCGGCTCGTCCGCCGGGTGACCGGGGTCCGCGGGTCGGTGCCGATGACCGTCGAGGTGGTCCCGCGACCCGACTACGCCCGGGAGACCCCGAAGGTCGAGAGCGCGGGCGCCGGCATCCGCTTCACCGGCAGCGGCGTCACCCTGGACCTGACGTCGTCGGTGGAGCTGGAGATCACCGACCACGCCGCGGGCGCGGAGTTCCGCACCGCCGAGGGGCGCACCGAGGTGTTCGTGCTGGAGGTGGACGCGACCGGGGAGCCCACCGCCTGCGACGACGCCGCGGAGACCCTGTTCACCGGGACCGTCTCGTTCTGGAAGGACTGGCTGGCGCACTCGTCGTACACCGGGCGGTGGCGTGAGCGTGTGCACCGCTCTGCGCTCACCCTCAAGCTGCTCACCCACGAGCCGACCGGCGCGGTGATCGCGTCGCCGACGATGGGGCTGCCCGAGCAGCTGGGCGGCGAGCGGAACTGGGACTACCGCTACGTCTGGATGCGCGACGCCGCGTTCACCCTCTACGCGCTGCTGCGGCTCGGGTTCACCGAGGAGGCGGGCGCGTTCATCGGCTGGCTGTCGGGCCGGTTCGGGAGCACCCGCGACGGGGACCAGGGCCCGCTGCGCGTCATGTACACGATCGACGGCGACGAGACCCCCGACGAGGTCGAGCTCGACCACCTCGACGGCTACCGCGGCTCGCGCCCGGTGCTGGCCGGGAACGGGGCGTCGGCGCAGCTCCAGCTCGACATCTACGGCGAGATCATCGACTCGGTCTACCTGTACGACAAGTACGGCGACGGCGTCGGCCACGAGGACTGGACGAACCTCTGCACGATCCTCGACTGGCTGCGCGAGCACTGGGACTCCCCGGACGAGGGCATCTGGGAGACCCGTGCGGGCCGCCAGGACCACGTGTTCTCCCGGCTCATGTGCTGGGTCGCGGTCGAGCGGATGATCCGGATGGCGCGCCGGCGCGGCCTGCCCGGCGACGTCGGGGCCTGGACCACCACCCGCGACGAGATCTACCACCAGATCATGGACCGCGGCTGGAACCCCGACGTGGGGCCGCGCGGGTCGTTCGTGCAGCGCTACGGCGCGACCACGCTGGACGCCTCGGTGCTGCTCATGCCGATGGTGAAGTTCTGCGCGCCCACCGAGCCGCGGTTCCTGGCGACCCTGGACGCGATCAACGACGACCTCGTCGTCGACACCCTGGTGTTCCGCTACGACGTCGAGGACTCGCCGGACGGTCTCGACGGCGAGGAGGGCACGTTCTCGATGTGCTCGTTCTGGAACGTCGAGGCGATGACCAGGGCCGGACGCCTGGAACAGGCCCGGATCGCGCTGGAGAAGATGTTCTCCTACGGCAACCACCTGGGCCTCTACGCCGAGGAGATCGGCCTGACCGGGGAGCAGCTGGGCAACTTCCCGCAGGCCTTCACCCACCTGTCGCTGATCAGCTCCGCGATCAACCTGGACCGGGCGCTGGGATGA
- a CDS encoding TetR/AcrR family transcriptional regulator — translation MDRGERDREALLDAALQQWADGGWSAVDPRSAAEQAGLPASAAAEFASGVELGCAVFDHVVDERAAATMAAVQSAAPNPAAQIRAALTAWFDDVDRDPRRVVALVDAVGCPALLARRRSANRGFAELMVGSAADSRIEPDDLRVAGHFCLGGMGEIVLAWLDPESPVTREQALEHGVRLYESCLFTH, via the coding sequence ATGGACCGGGGTGAACGGGACCGCGAGGCCCTCCTCGACGCGGCCCTGCAGCAGTGGGCCGACGGCGGCTGGTCCGCCGTCGACCCCCGTTCGGCCGCGGAACAGGCCGGGCTGCCCGCCTCCGCCGCGGCGGAGTTCGCCTCGGGCGTGGAGCTCGGGTGCGCGGTGTTCGACCACGTCGTCGACGAGCGTGCCGCCGCCACGATGGCCGCGGTGCAGTCGGCGGCCCCGAACCCGGCCGCCCAGATCAGGGCCGCCCTCACCGCGTGGTTCGACGACGTCGACCGCGACCCGCGCCGGGTCGTGGCGCTGGTCGACGCGGTCGGCTGTCCTGCGCTGCTCGCGCGCCGGCGCAGCGCCAACCGCGGCTTCGCCGAGCTCATGGTCGGTAGCGCCGCCGACTCCCGGATCGAGCCCGACGACCTGCGCGTCGCCGGTCACTTCTGTCTCGGCGGGATGGGTGAGATCGTGCTGGCCTGGCTGGACCCGGAGAGCCCCGTCACCCGGGAGCAGGCCCTGGAGCACGGGGTCCGGCTCTACGAGTCCTGCCTGTTCACACACTGA
- the metG gene encoding methionine--tRNA ligase: MSKAVLTAVAWPYANGPRHIGHVSGFGVPSDVFARYRRMAGDRVLMVSGTDEHGTPIQVQADAEGLTPRQLADKYNGVITDDLQGLGLSYDLFTRTTTSNHYRVVQDMFTALYKNGYVVPKTQLGAISPSTGRTLPDRYIEGTCPICGYDGARGDQCDNCGNQLDPADLKNPRSRINGETPKFVETEHFFLDLPAFSEALGSWLSTRTDWRPNVLKFSANLVENLKPRAITRDLEWGVPVPLDVWSDNPLKKIYVWFDAVIGYLSASVEWARRGPDPDAWKQWWTDPAAEAFYFMGKDNITFHSVMWPAILLGQNGAGDRGGEPGPYGTLDLPSEVVSSEYLTMSGSKFSTSRGTVIYVGDFLREFGPDALRYHIAVAGPENQDVDFTWDEFVRRVNFELANEWGNLVNRSISMAHKNVGAVPTPTAPQQADAELLAYSRAGFDTVGGLLARNRFKQAAGEAMRVVTAANRYLSDQEPWKRKDDPERRDTILHTALQVVQDANTLLTPFLPHAAQKVHEALGGTGVWAAQPEKTTVDDLGDGPAYPVLTGDYAAEQAHWGSTPIEVGRPLAKPSPIIAKLAPELGETGPEWAPVRK; encoded by the coding sequence ATGAGCAAAGCCGTGCTGACCGCCGTGGCGTGGCCCTACGCCAACGGCCCCCGGCACATCGGCCACGTGTCCGGCTTCGGTGTGCCCTCCGACGTCTTCGCCCGGTACCGGCGGATGGCGGGGGACCGGGTGCTGATGGTGTCCGGCACCGACGAGCACGGCACCCCGATCCAGGTCCAGGCCGACGCCGAGGGGCTGACCCCGCGCCAGCTCGCCGACAAGTACAACGGCGTGATCACCGACGACCTGCAGGGTCTCGGGCTGAGCTACGACCTGTTCACCCGGACCACGACGTCGAACCACTACCGCGTCGTGCAGGACATGTTCACCGCGCTGTACAAGAACGGCTACGTCGTCCCGAAGACGCAGCTGGGCGCGATCAGCCCGTCCACCGGCCGCACCCTGCCCGACCGCTACATCGAGGGCACCTGCCCGATCTGCGGCTACGACGGCGCCCGCGGCGACCAGTGCGACAACTGCGGCAACCAGCTCGACCCGGCCGACCTCAAGAACCCGCGCTCGCGGATCAACGGGGAGACGCCGAAGTTCGTCGAGACCGAGCACTTCTTCCTCGACCTGCCCGCCTTCTCCGAGGCGCTCGGCAGCTGGCTGTCGACCCGCACCGACTGGCGCCCCAACGTGCTCAAGTTCTCCGCCAACCTGGTGGAGAACCTCAAGCCGCGCGCCATCACCCGCGACCTGGAGTGGGGCGTGCCCGTCCCGCTCGACGTCTGGTCGGACAACCCGCTCAAGAAGATCTACGTCTGGTTCGACGCCGTCATCGGCTACCTGTCCGCCTCGGTGGAGTGGGCCCGCCGCGGCCCGGACCCGGACGCGTGGAAGCAGTGGTGGACCGACCCGGCCGCCGAGGCCTTCTACTTCATGGGCAAGGACAACATCACCTTCCACTCGGTGATGTGGCCGGCGATCCTGCTCGGGCAGAACGGCGCGGGCGACCGCGGCGGCGAGCCCGGGCCGTACGGGACGCTCGACCTGCCCAGCGAGGTCGTGTCCTCGGAGTACCTGACTATGAGCGGGTCGAAGTTCTCGACCAGCCGCGGCACCGTCATCTACGTCGGCGACTTCCTGCGCGAGTTCGGGCCGGACGCGCTGCGCTACCACATCGCCGTCGCCGGGCCGGAGAACCAGGACGTCGACTTCACCTGGGACGAGTTCGTCCGCCGGGTGAACTTCGAGCTGGCCAACGAGTGGGGCAACCTGGTCAACCGGTCCATCTCGATGGCCCACAAGAACGTGGGCGCGGTCCCCACGCCGACGGCGCCGCAGCAGGCCGACGCCGAGCTGCTCGCGTACTCGCGGGCCGGGTTCGACACCGTCGGCGGGCTGCTCGCGCGGAACCGGTTCAAGCAGGCCGCGGGTGAGGCGATGCGCGTGGTCACCGCCGCGAACCGGTACCTGTCCGACCAGGAGCCGTGGAAGCGCAAGGACGACCCGGAGCGCCGGGACACGATCCTGCACACCGCGCTGCAGGTCGTGCAGGACGCCAACACCCTGCTGACCCCGTTCCTGCCGCACGCGGCGCAGAAGGTGCACGAGGCGCTCGGCGGCACCGGGGTGTGGGCCGCGCAGCCGGAGAAGACGACCGTCGACGACCTCGGCGACGGCCCCGCCTACCCGGTCCTCACCGGCGACTACGCCGCCGAGCAGGCCCACTGGGGGTCGACGCCGATCGAGGTGGGGCGCCCGCTGGCCAAGCCGTCGCCGATCATCGCCAAGCTCGCGCCCGAGCTGGGGGAGACCGGGCCGGAGTGGGCCCCGGTCCGGAAGTGA
- a CDS encoding TatD family hydrolase, which translates to MSGHGRRPRPEPPEPLAAPTIDSHTHLDACGCETDADVVAAMDRAAAVGVVGAVTIADDLDGARFAVRAAHADDRVWAAVALHPTRTARVPAADLAEIERLAVDDRVVSIGETGLDYYWDHSPPAAQQDAFRWHIGLAKRTGKPLMIHDRDAHDDVLRILREEGAPDTVVFHCFSGDAAMARECADAGYVLSFAGPVTFKNNHELRAAAALVPAGQYLVETDAPFLTPHPHRGRANEPYVLPWTVRGIAATRGESEALVAETARRNAERIFRLRTTD; encoded by the coding sequence GTGAGCGGACACGGCCGCCGGCCGCGTCCCGAGCCGCCGGAGCCGCTCGCCGCGCCGACGATCGACAGCCACACCCACCTCGACGCGTGCGGCTGCGAGACCGACGCCGACGTCGTCGCCGCGATGGACCGGGCGGCGGCGGTCGGCGTCGTCGGCGCGGTCACCATCGCCGACGACCTCGACGGCGCGCGGTTCGCCGTCCGCGCCGCGCACGCCGACGACCGGGTGTGGGCGGCCGTCGCGCTGCACCCCACCCGGACGGCACGGGTACCGGCCGCCGACCTCGCCGAGATCGAGCGGCTGGCCGTCGACGACCGCGTCGTGTCGATCGGCGAGACCGGCCTGGACTACTACTGGGACCACAGCCCGCCCGCCGCGCAGCAGGATGCGTTCCGCTGGCACATCGGGCTGGCCAAGCGCACCGGCAAGCCGCTGATGATCCACGACCGGGACGCCCACGACGATGTCCTGCGCATCCTCCGCGAGGAGGGCGCCCCGGACACCGTGGTCTTCCACTGCTTCTCCGGCGACGCCGCGATGGCCCGGGAATGCGCCGACGCCGGGTACGTCCTGTCCTTCGCCGGGCCCGTCACCTTCAAGAACAACCACGAGCTGCGGGCCGCCGCGGCACTGGTGCCCGCCGGGCAGTACCTCGTGGAGACCGACGCGCCGTTCCTCACCCCGCACCCGCACCGCGGCCGGGCCAACGAGCCCTACGTGCTGCCGTGGACCGTGCGGGGGATCGCCGCGACCCGCGGGGAGTCCGAGGCCCTGGTCGCCGAGACGGCCCGCCGCAACGCCGAACGGATCTTCCGGCTGCGCACAACCGATTGA
- a CDS encoding resuscitation-promoting factor, which translates to MSSRHAAPLADDELTRPLPVIAPAGLAGDEAGYVTYEGRHRTAGARSRAGVRTAAAAALFSVPTGGLAAAVLTAPAEQPAQELRAGLAANATDLGTASMNLDRPSSPASFAPVAAPTTGSDIVNAQIVESQKLPAPEQEVQDPSLDEGTRTVVDPGREGARSIIWRVTYDQGREIARERVGAGQDTPAMPRVVKVGTKKKVEETVEKAAANAKSSAPAVSNGGTWDKLAKCESGGNWAINTGNGYQGGLQFNKQTWQAYGGGQYAPTADQASREEQIAVAEKVKDDRGGYSAWPSCSSKLGLS; encoded by the coding sequence ATGTCTTCGCGTCACGCCGCACCGCTCGCCGACGACGAGCTCACGCGACCGCTCCCCGTCATCGCGCCCGCCGGTCTCGCCGGCGACGAGGCCGGGTACGTCACCTACGAGGGCCGTCACCGCACCGCCGGTGCCCGCTCCCGGGCCGGGGTCCGAACGGCCGCTGCGGCCGCGCTGTTCTCGGTCCCGACCGGCGGCCTCGCCGCCGCGGTGCTCACCGCCCCGGCCGAGCAGCCCGCTCAGGAGCTCCGGGCCGGGCTCGCCGCGAACGCCACCGACCTCGGCACGGCGTCGATGAACCTCGACCGGCCCTCCTCGCCCGCGTCGTTCGCCCCGGTCGCCGCCCCGACCACCGGCTCGGACATCGTGAACGCCCAGATCGTCGAGTCGCAGAAGCTCCCGGCGCCGGAGCAGGAGGTGCAGGACCCGTCGCTCGACGAGGGCACCCGCACCGTCGTCGACCCGGGCCGTGAGGGCGCCCGCAGCATCATCTGGCGGGTCACCTACGACCAGGGCCGCGAGATCGCCCGCGAGCGCGTCGGCGCCGGTCAGGACACCCCTGCCATGCCGCGCGTGGTCAAGGTCGGCACCAAGAAGAAGGTCGAGGAGACCGTCGAGAAGGCCGCCGCGAATGCGAAGTCCTCGGCGCCCGCGGTCTCGAACGGCGGGACCTGGGACAAGCTGGCCAAGTGCGAGTCCGGCGGCAACTGGGCGATCAACACCGGCAACGGCTACCAGGGCGGGCTGCAGTTCAACAAGCAGACCTGGCAGGCCTACGGCGGCGGGCAGTACGCCCCGACCGCGGACCAGGCCTCCCGCGAGGAGCAGATCGCGGTCGCGGAGAAGGTCAAGGACGACCGCGGCGGCTACAGCGCCTGGCCGTCCTGCTCCTCCAAGCTCGGCCTGAGCTGA
- the rsmA gene encoding 16S rRNA (adenine(1518)-N(6)/adenine(1519)-N(6))-dimethyltransferase RsmA: MLGPADVRVLAERLGLRPTKKLGQNFVHDANTVRRIVKSAGVDGDDVVLEVGPGLGSLTLALLPVAARVHVVEIDPVLAGLLPDTVAERAPELAGRLTVTGADAMRVGADRLAADAGPGAAPPTAIVANLPYNVAVPVILHLLAELPSLRTGLVMVQAEVADRLAAGPGSREYGAPSAKLAWYAAARRAGPVPRAVFWPVPGVDSGLLAFTRHDPPADADRAATFAVVDAAFAQRRKVLRGALSGWAGSAAAAEQALRAAGVDPTARAETLAVSDFARIARNRPAGPPPA; the protein is encoded by the coding sequence CTGCTGGGCCCGGCCGACGTCCGGGTGCTGGCCGAGCGGCTCGGTCTGCGCCCCACCAAGAAGCTCGGCCAGAACTTCGTCCACGACGCCAACACCGTCCGCCGGATCGTGAAGTCGGCCGGCGTCGACGGCGACGACGTCGTCCTCGAGGTCGGCCCCGGTCTCGGCTCGCTCACCCTGGCGCTGCTGCCGGTCGCGGCCCGGGTGCACGTCGTCGAGATCGACCCGGTGCTGGCCGGGCTGCTCCCCGACACCGTCGCCGAGCGCGCCCCCGAGCTGGCCGGTCGCCTCACCGTGACCGGGGCCGACGCCATGCGGGTCGGCGCGGACCGGCTCGCGGCCGACGCCGGGCCCGGTGCGGCGCCGCCCACCGCGATCGTCGCGAACCTGCCCTACAACGTCGCGGTGCCGGTGATCCTGCATCTGCTCGCCGAGCTGCCGTCGCTGCGGACCGGGCTGGTCATGGTGCAGGCCGAGGTCGCCGACCGGCTCGCCGCCGGACCCGGCTCGCGCGAGTACGGCGCCCCCAGCGCCAAGCTCGCCTGGTACGCCGCCGCCCGCCGGGCCGGGCCGGTGCCGCGCGCGGTGTTCTGGCCGGTCCCCGGCGTCGACTCCGGGCTGCTGGCCTTCACCCGGCACGACCCGCCCGCCGACGCCGACCGGGCGGCGACCTTCGCGGTCGTCGACGCGGCCTTCGCCCAGCGCCGCAAGGTGCTGCGGGGAGCGCTGTCGGGCTGGGCCGGCTCGGCCGCGGCGGCCGAACAGGCCCTGCGCGCCGCGGGGGTCGACCCCACCGCCCGCGCCGAGACCCTGGCGGTGTCCGACTTCGCCCGGATCGCCCGGAACCGCCCGGCGGGGCCCCCTCCCGCCTGA